One Prunus dulcis chromosome 8, ALMONDv2, whole genome shotgun sequence DNA window includes the following coding sequences:
- the LOC117638032 gene encoding carbonic anhydrase 2-like → MASQLALQRLKNLLSEKGELDDVAAAKIEKLTAELEKPGDFNPVQRIVDGFIHFRTNKFEKYPDCFNELAEGQSPKFLVFACSDSRVSPSHILNFQPGEAFMVRNIANMVPAFNQLKYVGVGAAIEYAITALGVENILVIGHSRCGGIKRLMTHPEDGSVPFDFIDEWVKIGLPAKAKVIANGLGGDDIDEQCEACARESVNLSLVNLQSYPYVQKAISNGNLALRGGYYDFVRGVFELWELESHISPPIIIPAPNC, encoded by the exons ATGGCTAGCCAATTGGCCCTCCAACGACTCAAGAATCTCCTCAG TGAGAAGGGAGAGCTGGACGATGTGGCTGCTGCCAAAATTGAGAAGTTGACGGCTGAGTTGGAAAAACCTGGTGATTTTAACCCAGTTCAAAGAATTGTGGATGGCTTCATCCACTTCAGGACCAACAAATTCGA AAAATATCCGGACTGTTTCAATGAGCTTGCTGAAGGACAAAGCCCCAAG tttctggtatTTGCATGCTCGGACTCCCGAGTAAGCCCCTCtcatatccttaatttccAACCTGGGGAGGCCTTCATGGTTCGCAACATTGCTAACATGGTTCCTGCTTTTAACCAG CTAAAATACGTAGGGGTTGGAGCGGCCATTGAATATGCTATAACAGCACTTGGG GTAGAAAACATTTTGGTCATTGGACACAGTCGTTGTGGAGGGATCAAGAGGCTTATGACTCATCCAGAGGATGGTTCTGTTCCCTT TGACTTCATAGATGAATGGGTTAAAATTGGTCTACCAGCCAAGGCTAAGGTTATAGCAAATGGACTGGGTGGGGATGATATTGATGAACAATGTGAAGCTTGTGCAAGG GAATCGGTAAATTTATCACTGGTAAACCTGCAAAGTTATCCATACGTTCAAAAGGCGATTTCTAACGGAAATCTAGCACTCCGGGGTGGTTACTATGACTTTGTCCGTGGAGTTTTCGAGCTCTGGGAGCTTGAATCACACATTTCACCCCCCATCATTATTCCAGCACCTAATTGCTAG